TTTCACTCATGATCTTCAGAATAATGGTGATATAAACATCCAACAAATTCGTTCATGTGATAGTCTTGCAGACTTTTTCACAGAGtcacttgtaacaccccaaatttaattaaattggttaattaaattattgaaggatttaaatatttgatttagtcgaatttggattgtcagtgttatttaagggcgtatttggaattatataaattgaagtcggatagtcggaaaataatattaagaataatattatttacaagtcggaatttattatattgttggaatattaataaaagtgatattttgatttaattggaattatttattttattgggccTAAAATTGAAGGTGAAGAGAAAATGTTAACTAAGCccaattgaaataataaaattagggttttagagatgagaaagagtagtgttgtcattttgggagaaaacaagatttgaagagaaagaggcaagactatggagaagaagaagagacttgaagatttttcatccatggtgtcaattaaagatgcaattagagacccattgagtgcttccattgaataaggtaagagtggggttctcttcctataatggggcttatgaacaattgtatgtgggaattgggtgtgtagatttattgcattatctTGTGTTGATGGTTGCTAAAAAGAAATAGAATTTGTTTATGAAAATCTGGAAATTAAGTTGTTGTTCTGTTaacaatatttatatatatgctGTGTGAAACTGTGGATGATTCATTGCCAATCGGAAGTTTAGAAACAATATATATGTTGTGCACAGTGTAGTGACGGTCAGCGTTTGGCAATTGTGCCTTGACCACTTAGCCTTCATTTTCGTTTCATAGCCATACCATTATGTGTGTTGTGATTTTGTTTAGTTCCTGTTTTCAAATTTAtattatgtaatttattttatgttttctagTGCTATTTGAAATGAACATATATACTGACATGATGTAAAATGTAAATGGACTACTCACTTAAGCTAGGATATTTGTGTTTCATTATATTCTATCGTGTTCTGGCACTTTGTTTTAATTGCTACGTGTATACTACTTTTGCCTTCTATGCTATCAATTATGTGTTGTTCTTTTATATAATGCAAAACAGTCccatttgatcgaaatagccgaattaagtggtataattagttgaccagaatttgatgaaaatttacgtggtagctaaatttaattagtagattaacatggtggtgttattttgttgaaattgtgatattttacgaatcgaccgaaattggattttaatttaaatattttttttataaataaatattggttTTGTGATAGAAATTGACACACattttaggaatagaatataattgaattggaattaatattatttgtaataattttaggagttttggaattagagataaataattagattaataagctaatttaaattattttaatttgaatagagttgttagagttgctaatagagttgtcaatagagttattaaatctgtcaatagagttgttagagttgacaataaagttgttagagttgttttgaattactaAGAGTCATACttacttttgtttgttttgagtaattttgacatgtttagagttgttagtgtatagTGTCGGTGTTTTctttttcattggaactttaacaattcatatcttttaaaccgCAACTCCGTTCGAatccccgttcgaagcgttagaaagctagcgcgatattcttttcaataaaaatggtcttgagcaatagaattctagaaattggaaatggagtagaaatagaagtgaattaaattaatatagtgtgattattaattggttgattaaattaatatttgaattaatttcaatgtgtttaattgattagaatacaatttggaattagatcaactatttggtttgtcggtaaattacgatattttgagaatttatccgtaattgtgttttgacttgaatatgtatgttgagaaatatatattattatgtcaatgatgttgttttgatattgattctctgtgggtagttggatagcattaattttaatgattaattgcttgattttaaatgtgtatgttcatatataattggcaaaatgagaattaacatgagatagtatggttactagtgttaattggattttgtgaatcgtaattgattaattggccttttatatgtgaatgatatgtatgtgttgtgaatgttgtgtacaattggtggataattcatcgagttgaattattgtgatatgctaaatattaagatggtagagatgatcttaattgcaaaTGTTTGTCAACATTatacatgcattcatgtcatggtgtgccttgaaacaaaggtggtttgctttgaaacaaaagcggggcttgaaattctagagtgaattcggaaaacggtaaactatatgtttacatttggtggctttgatcttgtccggatctgaagcgtggctagattctatatgaatcggaagcggtggaactttgggtccacattgggtaccacatgcatagagtcacatgtcttgcattgagtcacattgaggttaagtgatgtttgaatatatgcatttatgtgattgtcatgtgtacatgagatgtgataattgaaattggtgatgttttgatatataattggttaaacgtgtgaatatgtgataatgatggattgtgtatatatttgggataatagtattgaatcttttgagtattatactattgaattttgtgcttacttgaatatgtgaaatttattagaggatactatttacatgattatgacttgttgtgtgatgaaaagtatgtgagactaatgaactgtagaagtatgatgtgtatagtagctattgatacttgtgaggtgatgattttatatgtctaaatcctagcatgcaatttatcatacgcccacttatatgatttgatatctcacccttttctcttgtttcgccgttgcctttatattggtaacgtgcaggtattcaagtatgaagatttagttgccgttactcgagtcggttgtcgctctgatacgtagcactctagggggaacgatttatgtcattcatgatgttgttgtttaattgtgttatcttggttgaacaaaatgataagttaactgaagatattttattgaatacattcttaagtgattccgctgtgttttaataaaataagttattctatttcaaaggtgctatgtatccgctttatgcgacgaggtgatttgttttgttttgattatgtgacgcctcatttgtttattgagaaattttgaaaaactctgatttatatatatttgccgggtagaaatggggtgttacatcactCCTTAGTAGAACTTTTAATCAACTAGTACAAAAGATTAGTCTTCATCGTCGAAGAAATAATCGTTCAACTGAGGagaaatgaatttattttaaaagaatattATATTCTTTTTCCTTTGCTAGATTTTTTCTCACTtaattttttctagtaaggttttaaccaTGCATATCTAAAACAAACATCCAATatggagtgttatgaataattaAATGATTGCCTCCcaattattttattcattatttataataatttatatttattacatATACTATCTACTATGTATCTATAAAAAACAATTACATGTTCTTCCTATTTGACCCTTTCTATTCAAAATATTTACACTACATAAAAAAAGGTAATGGGTAATTAATATATGTACAAATTAATTCACCATACCAAGCATTTTAGAAATGTTAAGTAACactttttacaattttttattctAGACAGAGAAACATCTAAAACTTCTTCTTTTCTCCCTCTTTTGCATTTCACtcattttcaaatttctctcacattttatcgctttcattttatttattaggATAAATTACTTCCagagtcctttaagttatttaattgtaacaagtcagTCATTTATATTTTTTCGCTACATATGGGTCATTTATGTTAACTAACGCCTGCACTGTtgaattttttttgctttattttaacttctaaaattcatattaaattcgttttttttctaaaaattatgaaaaaaatcctaaaagtatttcttctcattttacacttcatataattttatgagaattttattttctgttttactattttttttatttcttcttttgcgtgcattttaattaatttaaaaatatttttatgcactaaaaaattttgaaaattttgttatatAATCCAGTGATGGTCTCTAACCTATGTTAAGTGACATATCAGTATCATTAGTGTCACTTCAGCATTTTCAAAAATAAGTTTGGAAAAAAAAGTCAACGGTGCAAacgttagttaacataaaggGTTTGCTCCCCTTGGGGTCTCGAGTTCGATAGTGTCCGGGACCAAAAAAATCTCAAACCCTCAAGGGCTACGCTGGGTGAATTTGCTCTATGTGGATTGGTCGATTTGACTGATTGGATaccacatatattaaaaaaaaaataaaggaccaacatgtaaaaaaaaaacacaaaggactaacctgttacaattaaataacttaaaggaccttgGTGTTTAGCctatttattatcactaaaaatactaataatttattttttattttgacaaaattaaaaattgtatttatctcacgggttaCTATCAACACAATgtcaaatttattttaattaactattATCTTAATTTGAgggacaaaatctttatttttaaatactaatttttttttcattaagtaaatcatttcaaattttatatttgtatCTAAATGCATTTTATATtacatcaaataattttttatctcaCGATTCATTATCagcacaatatctattttattttaaacaacaacaacctttagttgaaagaaattttttatttttaaatgttaaatttttattttatttctctatCTCACGAGCTCTGTTTATATATATAGTTATCTAATATAATTGAGTATATATGATTATTgtcatttataatttataattaaattattcattttaaatttacacgtgtctaaatacattttattcaatatcaaataaatttacctGTGTTtcgcacgggtatcttactagctATCTCTATGTTAtcctataaatatgacaaatttcatTGTAAAAAAATTCAccgatataataataataatacacaaatatttttatttttctcttttatccttttttctatcattatttaaattcttttattcgttcaaaaatatttccaaaacaacCATATACACACATGCCGGTCTATAAAGATTACACCTTTATGTTTTTTAatgtatttgattttctttgacaAAAATCACCGCAAACAAAAGCCACTAATAAGTTTTTATACAAAATGAATTATAACTTTTAATTGATGTGAAAGTGATGTACATGAATGCTTCCAGTATAGTAAACTATCACCATTATATCCTACAAGATAAAATCCACCGCTTCAATTCTCATCTCAATTTGTATACATTACCAATAACAAATTAGGCCTCAAATAAATACCAATAAAAATGACACTAGTAGTATTATTATACAcaattttatcaaaattttacAATATTATCAATAATAACCTAATAAAACACCGACATTGAGATAAGATacgataaatatttaaattatattcaaATTATATGAGTATGATAGAAGTGTCGAAACTAATTTGTATCAATGCGACACACTTACTTGAGGGTTTTTTAACACGTTTATATACCTCGTACCAAGTGTAACTGATTAACCATACTCCATATGCATGTGTGGGACTAAGAAGAAATCAATAAAATTGTGTGTTTCTTAAGCATTGGTCGCTAGATTTGATAATGAGACAATGGCGTAGAAGGTAAATCACCGACAATTGATGCGGTCACCAACATATTGTTGTATTATAAACACTCATATGATTACTATAAGAAAACCAATTCAAATTCTCAACATAGTTGTGCAATAGTAACACTATTTTGCTTTAGCTTCTTCTCTTGCTCTAAACTCATTATGGCAACTTCATTGCCTTTCTTGCTTATTTTCATGCTTCTTGCATTTTATGCCAAAACAAATGCTACTTCTTCATCAGTTTCATCAATAGCAAAAGACCAAGTCCCATGTACAATGTGTGTTGAGTGTGAGAATCCATGTCAACCTCTACCACCTCCACCTCCACAGGTGATTGAGTGTCCACCACCGCCAGCACCAGCACCGCCGTCACCGCCTCCGCCATCTCCTCCACTTCCACCAGCTATCATCGAATGTCCGCCACCGCCGCCTCCAAAGTTACCGTGTCCTAATAATTGTGAAGTTCCATACCCTCCACCACAATATTCATATTTTTCTCCGGGGACACCATTTGCTTACTATGCACCACCAGATTATGAGGACAAGAGTAGCGGTGAAACGATGATGCCATTTGATGCAGTACTCTTCTTGAGTCCGAATTCACACTCAGTGTATTCTATGATTCATCGGTGCTTGGTTTATGGGGTCTTTCTTTGCCTTACTTATTgttttgttgtttagttttggTAAATGATTAATTTGGGTGTAATCTTGGTGCTTAAATTAATTGTGTTTTTACAGAATTGAGATCGAGTAGATAGATCTATTAGGTCTTGCAATTAGTTTAGAAATAATATTCTTGCATAAGAAATTTGAATGAATTAAAGTCTAagcttaaataaatgaatttattattattattattattattattattattattattattattattattattattaataataataataataagattgAATTCTTGTTActtgaaaaatatatttattcatCAAATGAACTTAAAGATCAATTTAAAATTTGAGTAGGATGTAGGACGAGAATACGAGAATGTAACGGTCTAGATGATACATCTCCTAGTAAAATATTTGACCGATTTAAAAATTTgcttaatttgaaaaataaaatctgTCTTCAAAAATATTTTGTATGTCAGAAGCAATGTGTCTAGAAGATTGATTATGTTACCCTTTAATCGGTATATAAAGATGACAAATTAGAGCAAAATGTAAACCAAAATGGAATGCTAAATTAAGATCAATTTATATGAGAAGTGTACATCTACATAATCAATACTATTAATCACAGTTTCGAGGAGAGAGATGGAGGGAGAGAGACTATCGTCCTAACTATGTCTACTCCGCTCTTCAatgattttctattaaaaaatttagTATTCCACTATACTTTGTGACAAATTACAAGATATTCAGTACAATCACTATCCAAATAATGCTGAAAATATAAAATCTTCTATCTGCCTCTCAATTGAATTGTACACGGTATCCAAAACTGAATCCATGTGAAATCTTTACTCGAAACCGACTTGAATTTTCCAACACCAAGAATACTGCTCCAAAGTCTATATTTTGCAGCGATATTTCCTCGATCCTACTGGTATCTTGAGTCTTGATGTGTCTGAATATTAAGAAGAACTCTCACTTTGTTCGTAGGCTTTCATATAATACTGCCAAAATAATTCTTGAGAGAATAACCTCCTTCTTTCTTGTTGGACTTGTCAAAACCAACCACAACGATACACACTTTACAAAATCTCATAAATATTAAAGAATCTTCAAAGATTGTTAATCACAACAACATAATCTCCTCGAAAGTCACACATATCAAAAGATGAGATTTAGATCcacataaaaatgaaaaaataataggGTAGAAGATGAAAGAATCCGTTtgtaaaaaaactcaaaatagaTTCAAAACCTCTTTTGAAAATGAGAAAACAAGTATGTTGTAAAATTTCAAATCAATAGTGGAAGTGTATGTTGTACAAcattatttttttgaaagattttgagtgaaAATAATTTTCTATGTGTTGGAGATATAACACATAATGAGTGAAAATTGTGTTTGATTCGAGTCATAAGCAAGTAGTGTATGATTCAAGTCAAAGGATCAAGTGATTTCAATCAAGAATCAATAAAATATGAGAACCCATTTTTGTGATTCGAGTCTTCAAAACATGTGATTCAAATCCATATTACATAATCAACTCCAAAGGAAATGCAATCTTGTTTTATTCAAGTTAGGCAGTCTGCGATTCGAATCATGCAGTTAATTATTTTTGAGGTTCTAATTTTGTTATTACTTGAATCAGTCTCAAATTAATATAGTTCTTGATTAAAAAACTCAACAAATTGACCTGGAACATATTGCTTAAACTATAATCAAACACTTTGATTTATGCatgcattatttattttaaaatctaatgattcagattcattcccatgttctcacataaaaatgtcattctcatatgatatgtcatatataaatatatatatatatatatatatatatatatatatatatatatatatatatatatatatatatatatatatatatatatatatatatatataaataacggAAATGTGACATTTTATTTGAGACTAAAGAGTATCTTGTAACTCTTCTCTTATATTTTAGAAACAACAAATCATCTTTCACTTCCCTTCATTTTGGTCATTAAAAATTACTCAAAAATTTATGGAGGTCATTGCCTAAATTACGTTAGTAGTAGGTTTGTCCTTGTTTATCACCATTTAGTTCATTTGTTTGGGGAATGACTTCTTTCTTATTTCTTGTTGAGAAAGCGAGATCTGTGGTTTAAAGGAGTGACATTTTCCAAAATTAGTTAAACACGTGACTAAACTATCTTACTTATCGTTTCCTTAATGAACTAGACTCACCTCCCTCATAGAGACCTTCATTTATGGTGTTAATAGTGCCCCTAGGTTGATGATCATCCTCCTTATCATGATTATCTTTGTCTTCCCTGCGAGTTAAGCTTAATGTGTTTCTCCTTGGATACGTCTGCTTCTGGTAACGACCCTTCACGTATTTCTTTAAATATTATAGTGTTAGTTGGATTTTTTTAGGTATCTCAAATGTTCAACAAGTccgaatttttttaaaacaattgaaGAAATTCAACTAAACGTGTTAATAAGAGGATTCATATCATTTCATTATATTAGTGTTATGATCTTCCTaaatttgagtttttttcttcatttttctccaTTAATTGGTCGGCATTTTTGTTGAGTGGATTGTGattatttttacattttaattgatacaaacatttaattaaaactgttataatttttttataattgtttcaATTCAAAGTTATGAAGCAAACTATTGATGGAGGTTATTAAATTACCGAGTTTGTAAATACTGTTTtttaacatcccgatttttattaatatttttattaattatattagtaattattttatttggtgtttttaataattaattatttatttagttattatgtgatataataattgaggagggatcaaattacacccgaagagttacaccacgagttacactcgttcaataactacatctcgaattaatattttttaaattcaaccgttggattgaaacataatatcatatagatcatacctataaagtttgagcttaatctataatgatttactatatcatcaaaatatccaaagattaacgtcaaaatgagctttcatataacgttaattttgatgtaattcagtgacatagtaaatcattatagattaagctcaaactttataggtatgatctatatgatattatgtttcaatccaacagttgaatttaaaaaatattaattcgagatgtagttattgaacgagtgtaactcgtggtgtaactcttcgggtgtaatttgatccctcctcataataattatttaagtatttaattatgtgggtgtttgtgttgtttgacttaattgagttattagagagatataactaaatgggcctaagtgatagaaacataatggatggattggtgggttaggcccaattgacataagtaagatagtaagagaaggttagggttttagaggttactattttcattttggggaaaacaataggaagaagagaaaagaggcaaaagggaagagaacaatggtggaagagaaaagctagaagaaaccccattttcgcagctatgtttcagcaaagagtcaccttagcaaaacgaacgtatctctcaatccaaccgttggatccttacggtacttggacacaacgttcctgactcatagaggtaagttctgaccggagcgattttgattttgagggttttaagtttgtctgataagctgatttctgGACTgatttttaggtgtgtctccaaataaTGTTAGAAagaatttcttttggagaaaagcttagagctatggtgaaagagtccatatttaccaaggtaagggtggggttctttcatgctaaatggttgtatgatagtatgttatggtgggtttgattctatactttgatatccatgttcttctatgttgcaattttgggtatttgatgatttgttggaatgtgatgatataaatgtgataagttgtgtgcaattgataatctatgtgtattagattgttgtgtttattgtgggtaaaccattgatagtgaaataatgggttttgttgtagaattggaaaataatggaatagaaatataatagtcgaattgaaattaatatagtttgtttattaattggatagttaaattattagttgaattgattccaataagtctatgtgattggaacatacttggacttggaccaattattcggtttatcggtaaattacggtattttgagaaattgatcgtaattgtgttttggttgaatattcaagttgagaataatatattgttatgccaatgatgttgttttgataatgaatattatttctaattgatttagttgatgattgaaagccgatttgatttacttgatatattggcatattgagattattttgagaattgaccaaaaattgtgatttcggtttggatgcctttgttgcgaataatgttgtgattgccaatatgattattattgtgcactgttatgtgattaaccttatggtatgaatcctagctaattgtcgttagtttagtggattatgatgataattgtgatgactgtgttaatatgtgaaattgagtaattgtgccgatgtgccgaaacatgatgataattgtaatgatcttgatgatatgcgaattgtatatttgtgacgattttgtgaatacgtgatgttgtatatatttgtgaggatgattttgtgactaagtgaagatgaaatattatggtgacgtgaattacctcgtataaatggtaattgattgtgatataggcttatgcctcgtgacgatatgtgattgtgatgagtatgttgtgttgtcttgtttg
The Vicia villosa cultivar HV-30 ecotype Madison, WI linkage group LG6, Vvil1.0, whole genome shotgun sequence genome window above contains:
- the LOC131615151 gene encoding sulfated surface glycoprotein 185-like: MATSLPFLLIFMLLAFYAKTNATSSSVSSIAKDQVPCTMCVECENPCQPLPPPPPQVIECPPPPAPAPPSPPPPSPPLPPAIIECPPPPPPKLPCPNNCEVPYPPPQYSYFSPGTPFAYYAPPDYEDKSSGETMMPFDAVLFLSPNSHSVYSMIHRCLVYGVFLCLTYCFVV